Sequence from the Candidatus Sulfotelmatobacter sp. genome:
AGCAGCGGCACCGCCAAGCTGGTGTTCTTGGGCGCGATGCCGGCCGCGAGCGCCATCAGGCCGAGCAGCGCGATCAGCCCCAGCAGCAAGCTGTAGGCCGGCAACAGCGCGGCGTTGCGGCGGATGACGTCGGCGTTGCGCGAGCTGAGCACGCCGGTCACGCTGTGCGGGTAGAGGAACAGCGCCATCGCCGAACCGAGCGCAAGCGTCGCATAGGCGCCGAAGCCGGCCGGTGAGATGAGAATCGAGCCGGGCTTCGGATGCGCCGCGAGCGCCGTCTGCGCGGCCGCGAAGATGTGGCCGAAGCCGCCCAGCTTGAGCGGGATGACGATGATCGCGACGATGATCGTCACGTAGATCAAGGTGTCCTTGACCAGCGCGATGATGGCCGGCGCGCGCAGGCCGCTGGTGTACGTGTACGCGGCCAGGATGACGAACGCGACGATCAGCGGGAGGTCGGCGGCCAGACCGCTGCCGGTGATACCCATCGTGGCCAGCACGACCTGGATGCCGACCAGCTGCAGCGCGATGTACGGCATCGTCGCCAGGATGCCGGTCAGGGCGATGGCCAGCTCGAGGCCGCGGCTGCCGTAGCGGCCGTGGACGAAGTCGGCCGGCGTGACGAAGCGGTGCCGGTGACAGACCGCCCACAGGCGCGGCATGAAGACCAGCGCGATCGGATAGATCAGCACCGTGTACGGGACGGCGAAGAAGCCGATCGCGCCGCTGCCGAACATCAGCGCCGGCACGGCGATGAACGTGTACGCCGTGTAGAGGTCGCCGCCCAGCAAGAACCAGACGATGACCGTCCCGAAGCGGCGGCCGCCCAGGCCCCACTCGTTGAGGTCGCTCAGGTTGCCGCGGCGCCAGCGCGCGGCCCAGAACCCGAGCACGGTGACGACCAGGAAGAGCAGGATGAAGACCGTCAGCGCGACGCCGTCGATCATTGCCGTTCCTCACGGGTCGCGAGGTAGACGATCCACGTCAACCCGGCGCTCAGGACCAGCCACAGGAACTGGTACCAATAGAAGAAGGGAAAGCCCCACAGCGCGGGCGTCGCCGTCAGATAGACTGGGGCGAGCAGCGCGATGAACGGGATGAGGAGCAGGAAGTACCAGCGCCAGCGCATGCGTTTTCCTTTCCCCGTCGGGAAGATTTGGCTCGGTTGGGCGGCTCGGTAGAAGGACCGCGCCGGGGGGCCTCGGAATGTTGCTCGACCCCCGCCTCCCACGTCGGTCGAGGGCGCGCGCCATGTCGTCGGCACAAGTTCCGGGTTTTCTCCCGAGTCAGTCCGGCCTCCACTTCCCGAACAGTTGGAACAAGGGCACCAACTACCCCGTCGTGACGCTGCCCGTCATCGGGACCGTCGCCTCGCAAGACGCCAACAAGGGCCTATGCGGCGGCTTCGTCATGACGGCGCTCGACATGTTTCTGCACGCGCCGCGGCTCTTGCCGCCCAACGACACGACCAATCCGCCCGATCCGTCGCCGCTCTTCAACTACCTCTCCTCGCGGTTGCTCGACAGTCTCGACGCCAACGGTCCCAAAGACGTGCAGTGGACGCAGGTACAAGATCACGACGTCACCATCGAGCTCGAAGGCGCCGGCCTCTCGAAGCGCATGATCGAAACGGAGTGGCCCGCCATCAAGGCCGACATCGACGCCGGCAGACCCTCGCCGCTCTCGCTGGTCGCGAAGCCGTGGTGCGGCCCGGGCGACGTGAAAGGCATCATCGCGGCGCTGAGCGAGTCGCATCAGGTCTTGGCGTGGGCGTACGATCTCGACGCGCAGAACAATCTGACGTTGAAGGTCTACGACCCCAACGACCCCTTCAACAACGACGCCGAGATCAGGATGAACGTCGGCGGTCCGACGACGGAAACGATCGCGATCTCGTGTCCCTCCATCTCGCAGCACTTGAACGGAGCGCAGATTCGCGGCGTCTTCCGCTCGGCGTACGGCTTGAAGGACCCCTCGGCGCTCGCGCAGCCGCACATCCCGTTCATGACGTGGGCCGGAAACTTCGGCGGTCAGGACAGTCTGCTGCTCTACAATCCGCCGAGCAACAATTGGTGGCTCGGTACGTTTTCCGCCGGCACCCTGACCTGGACGAACGTGGACAATACGGCCGGCTTCGGGAACGTCTCGGGCGACCAGTTCTGGGTCGGCAACTTCATCACGGCCGGATCGAGCGACATCCTGTTCTACAACGCGTACGACAACAATTGGTGGATCGGCAGCTTCTCGGGTTCCGGCTCGAACGCGAAGCTCAGTTGGTCGCTGGCCGCCAATACGGCCGGATTCGGCAACATCTCGAGCCCGCCGCCCGCGCACCGGTTCTGGGTCGGGGCGTTCGACGGCAGCGGCAAGGACAACATCCTGTTCTTCAATCAGTACGACGCGAACTGGTGGCTGGGGCAGTTCGACGCGACCGGCAAGATCACGTGGAAGCTCGCGACGAACTCGAAAGGGTTCGGCGGCGGTGAGGCGAGCGGGCTGTTCTTCGTCGGACACTTCTCGAGCCAGACCGCGGACAGCGTTCTGTTCTACCATCCGGGCGACGGCAATTGGTTCTTGGGCAGCTTCAACGGGACGACGATGACGTTCGCCCAGGTCGGCAACACGGTGGGATTCGGCGACATCTCGGCGCCGCCGCCGGTGCATCGGTTCTGGGTGGGCAACTTCGTCGGCGGCGAGTTCGATCAAGTGCTGTTCTTCAACCAGCCCGACGAGAACTGGTGGGTCGGAGCGTTCGTCGGCGGTCAGATGAAGTGGGGCGTCGCCAACAACAGCGCCACGCAATTCGGCGGCGGCGAGGCGACGGGCGTGTTCTTCCAAGGCAAGTTCAACGGCAGCGAAGCGATCTTGTTCTATCACCCGGACGACGCGAACTGGTTCCTCGGGACGTTCTCGGCGTACAACATCTCGTGGATGCTCGTCGACAACAGCTCCGGCTTCGGCTACATCGCGAACGACCTGTTCTTCACCGGGACCTTCGGGACGCCGAACACGACGGTCGTGTTCTTTCACGAAGACGGCCACTGGTGGCAGGGGACGGTGGCGCGCCAATCGACGACGTGGAAGCTCGTCGCGGCGACCGCGGGCAAGGCGTGGTGACGGACTAGCCGTCACGGCGGCGCCAGGCCTTCGAGGGCGCCGTCTCGCACCAGACGAGGAATGTTCGCGCGACCGTTCGCCCTGGCGTCGGCCGTCCTCGCCGCCGTGCTGCTCGGCCCCGCGAGCGCGGTGCCGGCGCGGCCGCCGACGCTCGTCATCGACGGCGATCCCAACTCGCTCGACACGATCCTGAACACGCCCTTCGGCTGGTCGTTGGGCCCACTCACGCAAGGCTACCTGTTCCTGGTCGACGACCGCGGCCGGTTGGTCCCGGACCGCGCATTGCGCGTGCCGACACAAGCCAACGGATTGATCTCGCGCGACGGGCGCACGATCGTGTACGAGATTCGCACCGGCCGCTGGAGCGACGGCGCGCCGTTCGACGCCCGCGACGTCGTTTTCACCGTCGCGGCGTTGCGCGATCCGCGCACCGCCGTGCCGGACACGTCGGCCGTCGCGCCGATCGTGAGCGTCGCGGCGCCGCGTCCCGACCGGCTCGTCGTGCACCTGCGGCGTCCGTGGGCGCCGTTCGTCGCCTCGTTCCTCACGCTCGGCGCGAACGATCCGTTCGCGATCCTCCCGCGCCACCTCGTTGCCGCGCTGCCGTCGTTGAACCACAGCGTGCTCGACACGCAACCGGTGGGCTTGGGCCCCTTCCGCCTCACGCGCTGGGTGCGCGGGCAGCGGTTGGAGTTCGAGCGCAACCCGTACGCGTGGCGTCACGCGCGCAGCGACCGAGTCGTCGTGCAGATCGTCCCGGCGGCGCCGACCCGTCTGGTCGAGCTGCTGGCCGGCGACCTCGATGCGGTGCCCCTGACCGGGCTGCAAATCGACGCCGCGCGCGCCCGCGGATTGCGGCTCGTCGCGACCACGACCAACCTGATCGACTATCTGGAATGCAACCTGCGTCGGCCGGCGCTGCGCGCGGCACGGGTGCGCCGCGCGCTGGCGCAGGCGATCGACCGCGCCCGCTTGGCACGCACGATCTATCGCGACGCGCTGGTCCCCGGTGACGGCGTGCAGCTCGATCGCACCTTCGACGGCCGGCGTCCGCTGCCGCGCTACGATCCGCTCGCCGCTGCGCGCGTGCTCTCGCCGTTGCACCTGCATCTCGACCTCGCGATCGCCGGCGACTGGCGGCGCAGCGCCGACGCCGCGATCGAGATCGCCGACGACCTGCGGCGGGCCGGCGTGGCGACGACGATCCGCTCGTCGACCGAAGCGACGTTCTGGGGCGCGCGCGACGCGGGCGGTGTGCTCGAAAACGGCCGCTTCGATCTGGCGTTGACGTCGTGGTCGCCGACGCTCGATCCCGACCGTTCGTACCTGTTCGGCTGCGCCGCGGTTCCGCCGCTGGGCGGCAACGCGATGGGCTGGTGCGATCCGGCCTTCGATCGCGCCGAAGCGGCGGGTGCGGCGGCCTACGATCCGGCCGTGCGCGCGCGCTGGTATCGCACGGCCGGCGACATCCTGGCCGACCAGGTCCCGATCATCCCGCTCGGACTCGAGCGCAGCGTGTACGCCGTCGCGCCGCGTCTGTTCGACTTTCGGCCAAACCCGCTGGGCCGCGATTTTTGGAACGCATGGGAGTGGGCGGTCGCCCCCTAGGCGAAAGGACGCCGGATGCGCGAGGCGACCGCCGTTCGACCCTCGGGGCTTGATCGTTTCTTCGGCATCGCCGCCGCCGGATCGACGATCCCGCGTGAGGTGCGGGCCGGACTGACGACGTTCCTGACGATGTCGTACGTCCTGTTCGTCAACCCTGCGGTCCTCGGCAACGCGATCACCGGCATCCCGGACGGCTTCGCCAAGCTGCTCGTCGTGACGGCGCTGGCCGCCGCGATCGGCAGCCTGTTGATGGGACTGATCGCGCGCTATCCGTTCGCCCAGGCACCCGGCATGGGGCTCAACGCGTACTTCGCCTACACGGTCGTGCTGGGGCAGAAGATCCCGTGGCAGACGGCGCTCGGGGCCGTGTTCGTCTCGGGCTCGATTTTCGTGCTGCTCTCGGTGCTCGGCGTCCGACAAGCGGTCGTGCGCGCGATCCCGTGGGCGCTCAAGAACGCGGTCACCGCCGGCATCGGCGCCTTTCTCGCGTTCCTCGGCCTCAAGAACGCCGGCATCGTCGTCCCCAATCCCGCCACCTTCGTGACGCTGGGAACGCTTACGGCCGCGCCCGCGCTGATCACGTTCGCCGGGCTGGTCGTCACCGCGGCGCTGCTCGCGCGCCGCATCCCCGGTGCGGTGCTGTACGGCATCATCGGCGCGACCCTGCTGGGCGTCGTCACGCACGCGGCGGTCTACCCGGGGCCGCACGACACGCTGGTTCCGTTCGCCGGTTTCTCGAACGGCGTCGTCGCCACGCCGATGTGGCCGAGCGGCCTGGTCGGCGCGCTCGATTTGCGCGCCGCGCTCGGCCTGGGCGTGGCGGTCGTGGTGTTCACGTTCTTCTTCGTCGACTTCTTCGACGCGACCGGGACGCTCGTCGGTCTGGCCGCGCGGGCCGGCGTCCTCGACGAGAACGGCGACATGCCGCGGGCGCGGCGCACGTTCGCCTGCGACGGCTTGGCCGCGATGGTCGGCGCGGCGCTCGGCACCAGCACGACGACGGCCTACATCGAGAGCGCCAGCGGCATCGCCGAGGGCGGCCGGACCGGACTGGTCGCGGTGACGGTCGGCCTGCTGTTCCTGTGCTCGACGGTGCTGTGGCCGCTGGCCGGCGTGATCCCGGCGGCGGCGACCGCGCCGGCGCTGATCGTCGTCGGCGCGATGATGCTGCAGAGCCTGCGCAACGTCGACTGGGACGACTACGCGCTGGTCATCTCGGTCTTCCTGACGATCATCGCCATGCCGCTGACGTTCTCGATCGCCAACGGCGTGAGCTTCGGCGTGATCGCCTACGCCGCCATCATGCTGCTGAGCGGGCGCGGCAAGGCCGTCGCCCCGCTGCTCTACGTCGTCGCGGTGCTGCTGCTGATCCGCTACATCTGGCTGGCCGGCGGCTAGCGAACCGTCCCCGGTGTGCGGCGCGCGACGTACGCGATCGCCAGCACGATCGGAACCACGAGCAGCAGGGCGTGCTCGAGCCGTGCGGCCGACCACGCCGCCGCCGCGCCGCCGCCGCAGTAGAAGACGACGAGGGCGGCCAGGATGACCAACCGCCGCTGCGCTCCATCGCGGTCCTTGCCGAGCAGCATGTCGCCGATGGCGACGCCGATTTGCGTGTAGTGCCCGGTGACGAAGCTCGTGTTGAGCTTCACGCCGGCAAAGGTCGTGATCGCCTGATTCTGCAGGCCCATCGCGAACGCGATGACGTCGAGCTGCACCGCGTGTCCGTGTACGAACGAGGCGGCGGCGAGCGTCGCCGCTTCGGCTGAGAGCGGGACGACACACGAGGTGCGCGTGCGCAGCAGCGAGGCGATCGTCGCGCCGACGGCCAGCGATGCGATCGCGCCTAACGACCGCTCGATCATCGTCGCGTCGCCGTGATAGGCCGCGATGCCGAGCAGGACGGTGTTGCCGGTCTGGTTCGCGGCGAAGGCGCCCCAGCGCACGTAGGCGATGCCGTCGCAGAAGCCGGCCACCAGCGCCAGCGCTGCCGCGAGTGCGGCCGCCTGCCGCGTCTGGGGTGCGGTCATGGTGGAGCGGTTCTCGATCGCCTCCGGCGAAGCATCCGCACATGACGACACGAGGAGCATTCCTGGGGGCCGGCACCGCCACGCTGGCCGCGGCGTCGGCGCTCGCCGGGACGCCGGCGACGGCGTTCGCCGCGAGCGGGCCATCGCCGTTCGACTTTCCGGCGATCGCCGCCGCGTTGGCGCGGCCGGCGACCCACCGGCAGGTCATCGGCACGGCGAAAGTGGCCGACGGCGACGTGCTGCACTATGCGCTCAACACGCTCAACGCCTACGACTTCGACTACGGCGAGCCCGGCGTGACGCACGTCGCGGCCGTGTGCTACGGCTCCGGCGTCGCCTTGCTCGTCGACGACGCGGCGTGGGCGAAGTATAAAATCGCGAGCATCCTGCAGCGCCGTGGCGACGCGGTGTCGCGGCCCGGGTCCGCGACGGCGAACCCGTTTCTGGCAGCGACCTCGTCGCTCGACCCGCACGACGCGCCGAGCGCGCCGCACGGGTTCTATCACGACGGCTCGCTGACGGCGCTGGCCAAGCGCGGCGCGTCGTTCTTCGCCTGCAACAACGCCCTGACCGGACTGGCGAACGCGATCGCGCTGACCTACAGCATCTCGAGCGACCCGGTCGAGGTCGTGCTGGCCGACCTGCGCCGGCATCTGGTCCCGGGCGCGCTGCTCGTTCCGGCCGGCGTCGCCGCCGTCAACCAGGCGCAAGAGGCGAAGTTCACCCTGTTCTTGGTGACCGCGTAGCGGTCGCGCCTACTGCGCGAGCACCGGGACGTCGCCGGTGTTCCCGGTCAGCAGCCGCACCGTGTCGAGCGACATCGCCAGCGAGGTCTTGAAGGCGCGTCCGAAGGTGTAGAGCGAGAGGCTGTAGGGATCGAGGCCCGGTGCGGTCGCATCCATGCGCACCAGCGCCAGCGGGACGTCGGGCGAGAGCCACAGCTCGAAGGTGTGCAGCCGTCCGTCCAGCGCGTGGTCGTAGCGGCCCGCGACGCGCGTCGTCGTCACCGTCGTGTTGCGCATCGTGAGGCGCTCGTGCCCGACGGCGGTGACCCGCGCCGGTCGCGGATCGTAGAGCGTCTTCGCGTCCAACAGCAGGAGCGGCGCCGCCGCCGGACCGACGCCGTCGCCCCAGCGGGTCATCATGTTGCTCGAACGGGCGACGTAGACCGCGGCCGCGTACGGCGTGAAGACGTTCGAAAAGTGCCGCTGGCTGAGGTAGATCTTCTTGAGCGTGTTGGGATTGCACGCGTGATCGCCGTTGCCGACCTGCGTCTCGACGTACCGGCGCGCGACGTCCCGGTCGTGCTCGTCGCCGAAGCCGATCTGCTTGTCGTACTGCGCGCCGAAGCCGAGCTCGTATTGCACGACGTCGCCGGCGGTCGCGCTCGGATAGGCGGCCAACAGACCGGCCAGGGTCACGCGTGTTCCCAGCCGCGGCGTCTGCGCCATCGCCCTGCCGCCGGCCGTCAGGGCCAGCGTCGCCGCCGTTCCGCCGATGAAGCTCGCTCGCCGCATGGCCGCGCCCTCCCGCGGCTTACGTTCCCGCGATCAGCGCCAGGTCCCGCTCGAGGACGTCGACCGGGATCGGGCCCTTGTAGTAGGCCCGGACCACGCCGCGGCGGTCGACGAAGATGCTGGTCGGGATCTGGTGTGCTCGGTAGCTCGCCTCCAACTGGCCCTGGTCGATTCCGAGCGGGTAGCGCATCCCCATCTGGTGCGCGAAGCGGCTGACGGTCTGGGGCGGCTCTTGCTCGTCGACGCCGAGGTACGCGACGCGCGGCCCGTAGCGCGCGTAGCTGCGCACGATGCCGGGCAGCTCGATGCGACACGGCCCGCACCAGCTGGCGAAGACGTTGATGAACAGTGGCCGGCCGCGAAAGCGACGCGCGCTGACCGGCGTGCCGTCGAGGCCGTCGACGACGAAGTTCGGCGCCGGCCGTCCGACCGCCGCGACCAGCGGCGCGGCGAACGCGACCTGCGCGGCGTCGGCGTTCACCCCAGATCCTCGCGGCGAATGCGCGTGTACTCCGGGCGGATCGCCGGCAACTGCACGAGCTTGGCGAGCGCGGCGTCGAAGTTGCGCTCGCGGGTGCGGTGGGTGAGGATGACGATGTCGGTCTCGCCGAGCGTGTCGCCCGGGCCTTGCTGCAGCATCGCGTCGATCGAGATGCCGGCGTCGGCCAGCGTGCGCGCGATGTCGGCCAGCACGCCGACCTGATCGGTGACGCGCACCCGCAGATAGTAGGACGTCTCGACGTCGCCGATCGGCAGGATGCGCACGTCGCTGAGCGACTCGGGCTGGAACGCCAGGTGCGGGACGCGCTCTTCCGGTTCGGCGCGCATCAGCCGGGTGACGTCGATGACGTCGGCCAGCACCGCCGACGCGGTCGGATCGGCGCCGGCACCGGCGCCGTAGTAGAGCGTGACGCCGGCGGCGTCGCCCTTCACGAGCACGGCGTTCATCGCGCCGTTGACGCTGGCGATGAGCCGTTCGGCCGGAATCAGCGTCGGATGGACCCGCAGCTCGATCCCCTCGGGCGTGCGTTTGGTGATCGCCAGCAGCTTGATGCGGTAGCCGAGCTCTTCGGCGTAGGTGATGTCGCGATCGGTCAGCTGCGTGATGCCTTCGACGTAGGCCTTGTCGAACTGCACCGGGATGCCGAACCCGATCGCCGAGAGCAGCGTGAGCTTGTGCGCCGCGTCAATCCCCGCGACGTCGAAGGTCGGATCCGCTTCGGCGTAGCCGAGGCGCTGCGCTTCGGCCAGCACGGTCGCGAACGGCAGCTTCTTGGCACGCATCTCGGAGAGGATGAAGTTGCTGGTACCGTTGACGATGCCGGCGATCCACTCGATGCGGTTGGCGGCCAAGCCTTCGCGGATGACCTTGATGGTCGGGATGCAGCCGGAGACGGCTCCTTCGAACGCGACCATCACGCCGTTGGCGCCGGCGGCGGCGAAGATCTCGTTGCCGTGGAGCGCGAGCAGCGCCTTGTTGGCGCTCACGACGTGCTTGCCGTGCGCGATCGCCGCCAGCACGGCGTCCTTGGCAACGGTCGTGCCGCCGATCACCTCGACGACGATGTCGATCGACGGATCCGCGACCGCGCGCACGAGATCGGTGACGATCGGGACGTCGGGTCCGACGACGGCGCGCGCCTTGGCCACGTCGCGCGCGCCGACCCAGGCGACCTCGATCCGTCGTCCGGCGCGCCGGGCGATCTCTTCACGATTGCGCTCGAGGACGCGATACGTACCGCCGCCGACGGTCCCGATCCCGAGCAGGCCGATTCGCACCGGTTGCATCGGGCGCTTCTTCCGGAGGCGACGCGGCCGACCTTGTTCAGCGTGCGAGGTGCTCGCCGAGCGCGTCCAGGAATGCGTCGGCGTCGAACAGCTCGCCCAGCGCGCGGGCACCCGGCGCGCCGGCGCCCGCGCACAGACGGGTCGCGGTTTCCACCACCAGCGGCGCGCTGACCGCGTAGATGTCGCGTCCGCGCACGCGCGCGCGGCGTTCGGCGCCGTCCTTGCGCGCGAGCGCTTCCAGCACGAAGCGTTGCGTGGAGCGCCCGCGTTCGTCGGCGGCGAGCGGCTCGGGCGTCGCGCCATCGCGCACGTCGCGCAGTGCGTTCTCGCTCAGGAAGCTGCGCAGCGTCGACACGTTGAGATGGTGCGCCATCAGGACGATCTCGCTGAACGGCATCGGCACCAGCTGCACGGTGCCGAACGGCGCGCCGGCGTCCCACCCGCCGTGCCTGCCGGGCTGCAGCACCGCCAGGGTTCCGTGCTCGCGAACCAAACGCGCGAACGCGTTGCGCGCGCCGGTCTCGCGGGTGCCGCGCGTCGGCCACCAGTGGTCGAGCGCGATCCGCAGCTCGACCTCGTCGGCTTGCGCCCAATCGCCCAGCGCGCTGGTCGCCACCAGATCGCCCAGGCCGCCGAAGAAGCCCGCGGCGGGCGCGAGCACGATGCCCGCCGCGCGCGCCGGCGCGTCGAACGCAAGGAAGGTCGAGAGCGCGCTCATCTGCTCGGCGGTCAGGTCGACGTAGTGGATGCGCGCGCGCAGGGCGGCAGCGATAACGGGCACGGCCGTGTCGAGGAACGGTCCGGCGCAGTGGATGACCGCGTCGGTGCCGGCGAGCGCGCGATCGAGCGCGAGCGGGTCGTCGATCGCCGCCACGCGGGTCTGCACGCCGGGCGCCGCGGCGAGCGCCGCCAGCTTGGCCGGGACACGGCCGATGGCCACGGCGGGGATGCCGCGCCGCACGAGCTCCGCCAGGACGAAGCGGCCGGTGTGTCCCGTCGCGCCGACGACTGCGATGGTCATGGAACCCTCCCGATACAGACCGGTCTGTTGCGCTGGAGCTTGCATTAAAACAGACAGGTCTGTATCATATCAAGCATGGCCACGACCGATCCGCGCGAGCGCATCCTCGCCACCGCCGCGGAGCTGTTCTATCGCGAGGGGGTCCACGCGGTCGGGGTCGACCGGGTCGTCGAGGTCGCCGGGGTCGCCAAGACGAGCCTGTACCGCCACTTCGGCACCAAGGACGAGCTGATCGCGGCCTTCCTGCGTCGCGAGGACGAGGACTTCTGGGCGCACTGGGACGCCGTCGCGCGCGCGCACGCGGGCGACCCGCACGCCGAGCTCGACGCGCACATGGCCTGGATCGGGGAGCGCCTCGCGCGGCCCAACTACCGCGGCTGTCCGCAGTTGAACGTCGCGGCCGAGTTCCCGGCCGCCGATCACCCCGCCCGCGTCGTCGCGGCCGCCCACAAACAGGCCCTGCGCGGGCGCCTCGAAGCGATCGCGCGCCGGCTCGAGGTCGCGCATCCCGCCGAGCTCGCCGCGCAGCTGCTGGTGCTGATCAACGGCGCCTTCGTCAGCGCGCAGGTGCTCGCGGCCGACGAGGCCACGCCGGTCCTGCGCGCCGCGGCTCAGGCGCTCGTCGCCGCCGCCCGCTGACGCGCCGCGAAGTCGACGTACCAGTCGAGCGCGCGCGGGTCCATCATCGCGTCGGGACTGGCGGCTTTGTCCGGCGGCGTCCCACCGAGGATGCGGCGGACCGGAATCTCCATCTTCTTGCCGGTCAGCGTGTAGGGGATCGCGTCGACGGCGTGCACCTCGTCGGGGACGTGGCGCGGGCTGCAGTCGGCGCGCAAGGTCGCCGCGATCCGCGCGCGCAGCTCGTCGTCGAGCACCGCGCCCGGCGCGAGCCGCACGAACAGCGGCATCCAGAACGCGCCGCCGGGCTGCTCGAGGCAGACGATCAGACTGTCCGCGATCGCGTCGAGCCGTTCGATGGCGCGATAGATCTCGGCCGAACCGATGCGCACGCCGAACCGGTTGAGCGTCGCGTCGGACCGGCCGTAGATGTACGCGCCGCCGCGCCGGTTGATCTTGATGAAGTCGCCGTGCCGCCACACGCCCGGGAAGCGCTCGAAGTACGTTTCGCGGTAGCGCCGGTCGCCGGGATCGTTCCAGAAGAAGAGCGGCATCGAGGGCGCGGGGCTGGTCACGACCAGCTCGC
This genomic interval carries:
- a CDS encoding sodium:solute symporter gives rise to the protein MIDGVALTVFILLFLVVTVLGFWAARWRRGNLSDLNEWGLGGRRFGTVIVWFLLGGDLYTAYTFIAVPALMFGSGAIGFFAVPYTVLIYPIALVFMPRLWAVCHRHRFVTPADFVHGRYGSRGLELAIALTGILATMPYIALQLVGIQVVLATMGITGSGLAADLPLIVAFVILAAYTYTSGLRAPAIIALVKDTLIYVTIIVAIIVIPLKLGGFGHIFAAAQTALAAHPKPGSILISPAGFGAYATLALGSAMALFLYPHSVTGVLSSRNADVIRRNAALLPAYSLLLGLIALLGLMALAAGIAPKNTSLAVPLLFQAMFPSWFVGFAFAAIAIGALVPAAIMSIAAANLFTRNIWVRYVQTDASPAAESQVAKLASLVVKLGALVFVVAIPLQFAINLQLLGGVWILQTFPAVIFGLYGRWFHARALLIGWLVGMVLGTAMAVSQHFTSVFPLRLGDATYPAYAAIYALIANVVVAVILTPVCDALHLARRPDVTVPDDYDDRGRETALPLPATP
- a CDS encoding DUF3311 domain-containing protein; protein product: MRWRWYFLLLIPFIALLAPVYLTATPALWGFPFFYWYQFLWLVLSAGLTWIVYLATREERQ
- a CDS encoding ABC transporter substrate-binding protein; this translates as MFARPFALASAVLAAVLLGPASAVPARPPTLVIDGDPNSLDTILNTPFGWSLGPLTQGYLFLVDDRGRLVPDRALRVPTQANGLISRDGRTIVYEIRTGRWSDGAPFDARDVVFTVAALRDPRTAVPDTSAVAPIVSVAAPRPDRLVVHLRRPWAPFVASFLTLGANDPFAILPRHLVAALPSLNHSVLDTQPVGLGPFRLTRWVRGQRLEFERNPYAWRHARSDRVVVQIVPAAPTRLVELLAGDLDAVPLTGLQIDAARARGLRLVATTTNLIDYLECNLRRPALRAARVRRALAQAIDRARLARTIYRDALVPGDGVQLDRTFDGRRPLPRYDPLAAARVLSPLHLHLDLAIAGDWRRSADAAIEIADDLRRAGVATTIRSSTEATFWGARDAGGVLENGRFDLALTSWSPTLDPDRSYLFGCAAVPPLGGNAMGWCDPAFDRAEAAGAAAYDPAVRARWYRTAGDILADQVPIIPLGLERSVYAVAPRLFDFRPNPLGRDFWNAWEWAVAP
- a CDS encoding NCS2 family permease, which codes for MREATAVRPSGLDRFFGIAAAGSTIPREVRAGLTTFLTMSYVLFVNPAVLGNAITGIPDGFAKLLVVTALAAAIGSLLMGLIARYPFAQAPGMGLNAYFAYTVVLGQKIPWQTALGAVFVSGSIFVLLSVLGVRQAVVRAIPWALKNAVTAGIGAFLAFLGLKNAGIVVPNPATFVTLGTLTAAPALITFAGLVVTAALLARRIPGAVLYGIIGATLLGVVTHAAVYPGPHDTLVPFAGFSNGVVATPMWPSGLVGALDLRAALGLGVAVVVFTFFFVDFFDATGTLVGLAARAGVLDENGDMPRARRTFACDGLAAMVGAALGTSTTTAYIESASGIAEGGRTGLVAVTVGLLFLCSTVLWPLAGVIPAAATAPALIVVGAMMLQSLRNVDWDDYALVISVFLTIIAMPLTFSIANGVSFGVIAYAAIMLLSGRGKAVAPLLYVVAVLLLIRYIWLAGG
- a CDS encoding YoaK family protein, encoding MTAPQTRQAAALAAALALVAGFCDGIAYVRWGAFAANQTGNTVLLGIAAYHGDATMIERSLGAIASLAVGATIASLLRTRTSCVVPLSAEAATLAAASFVHGHAVQLDVIAFAMGLQNQAITTFAGVKLNTSFVTGHYTQIGVAIGDMLLGKDRDGAQRRLVILAALVVFYCGGGAAAAWSAARLEHALLLVVPIVLAIAYVARRTPGTVR
- a CDS encoding TlpA disulfide reductase family protein gives rise to the protein MNADAAQVAFAAPLVAAVGRPAPNFVVDGLDGTPVSARRFRGRPLFINVFASWCGPCRIELPGIVRSYARYGPRVAYLGVDEQEPPQTVSRFAHQMGMRYPLGIDQGQLEASYRAHQIPTSIFVDRRGVVRAYYKGPIPVDVLERDLALIAGT
- a CDS encoding homoserine dehydrogenase, with protein sequence MQPVRIGLLGIGTVGGGTYRVLERNREEIARRAGRRIEVAWVGARDVAKARAVVGPDVPIVTDLVRAVADPSIDIVVEVIGGTTVAKDAVLAAIAHGKHVVSANKALLALHGNEIFAAAGANGVMVAFEGAVSGCIPTIKVIREGLAANRIEWIAGIVNGTSNFILSEMRAKKLPFATVLAEAQRLGYAEADPTFDVAGIDAAHKLTLLSAIGFGIPVQFDKAYVEGITQLTDRDITYAEELGYRIKLLAITKRTPEGIELRVHPTLIPAERLIASVNGAMNAVLVKGDAAGVTLYYGAGAGADPTASAVLADVIDVTRLMRAEPEERVPHLAFQPESLSDVRILPIGDVETSYYLRVRVTDQVGVLADIARTLADAGISIDAMLQQGPGDTLGETDIVILTHRTRERNFDAALAKLVQLPAIRPEYTRIRREDLG
- a CDS encoding saccharopine dehydrogenase NADP-binding domain-containing protein, which translates into the protein MTIAVVGATGHTGRFVLAELVRRGIPAVAIGRVPAKLAALAAAPGVQTRVAAIDDPLALDRALAGTDAVIHCAGPFLDTAVPVIAAALRARIHYVDLTAEQMSALSTFLAFDAPARAAGIVLAPAAGFFGGLGDLVATSALGDWAQADEVELRIALDHWWPTRGTRETGARNAFARLVREHGTLAVLQPGRHGGWDAGAPFGTVQLVPMPFSEIVLMAHHLNVSTLRSFLSENALRDVRDGATPEPLAADERGRSTQRFVLEALARKDGAERRARVRGRDIYAVSAPLVVETATRLCAGAGAPGARALGELFDADAFLDALGEHLAR
- a CDS encoding helix-turn-helix domain-containing protein gives rise to the protein MATTDPRERILATAAELFYREGVHAVGVDRVVEVAGVAKTSLYRHFGTKDELIAAFLRREDEDFWAHWDAVARAHAGDPHAELDAHMAWIGERLARPNYRGCPQLNVAAEFPAADHPARVVAAAHKQALRGRLEAIARRLEVAHPAELAAQLLVLINGAFVSAQVLAADEATPVLRAAAQALVAAAR